A window from Streptomyces sp. NBC_00335 encodes these proteins:
- a CDS encoding LacI family DNA-binding transcriptional regulator — protein MTRRLAQVAKKVGVSEATVSRVLNGKPGVSDATRQSVLTALDVLGYERPTQLRGERARLVGLVLPELQNPIFPAFAEVIGGALAQQGLTPVLCTQTTGGVSEADYVELLLQQQVSGVVFAGGLFAQADAPHEHYRLLHDRKVPVVLINASIEDLGFPCVSCDDAVAVEQAWRHLASLGHERIGLVLGPPDHIPSLRKLVAAQAVAAAAGTELPAAHVERALFSLEGGHAATSRLLDRGVTGIICASDPLALGAIRAARRRGLDVPREVSVVGYDDSAFMNCTEPPLTTVRQPIEAMGRAAVELLTAQIQGAAVQPGELLFEPELVVRGSTAQVPRPRPE, from the coding sequence ATGACGCGACGACTTGCTCAAGTGGCGAAGAAGGTGGGGGTCAGCGAGGCAACGGTCAGCCGGGTGCTCAACGGCAAGCCGGGCGTCTCGGACGCAACCCGCCAGTCCGTGCTCACGGCCCTGGACGTCCTCGGCTACGAGCGCCCCACCCAGCTGCGCGGCGAACGCGCCCGGCTGGTCGGCCTGGTCCTGCCGGAACTCCAGAACCCGATCTTCCCGGCCTTCGCCGAGGTGATCGGCGGCGCACTGGCCCAGCAGGGGCTGACCCCGGTGCTCTGCACGCAGACCACGGGCGGGGTCTCCGAGGCCGACTACGTCGAGCTCCTGCTCCAGCAGCAGGTGTCCGGCGTCGTCTTCGCCGGCGGGCTCTTCGCGCAGGCCGACGCCCCGCACGAGCACTACCGGCTGCTCCACGACCGCAAGGTCCCGGTGGTGCTGATCAACGCCTCGATAGAGGACCTCGGCTTCCCGTGCGTCTCCTGCGACGACGCCGTCGCGGTCGAACAGGCCTGGCGCCACCTGGCCTCCCTCGGTCACGAGCGCATCGGGCTGGTGCTGGGCCCGCCCGACCACATCCCCTCCCTGCGCAAGCTGGTTGCCGCCCAGGCGGTCGCCGCGGCGGCCGGCACCGAGCTGCCCGCCGCCCACGTGGAGCGGGCGCTGTTCTCCCTGGAGGGCGGCCACGCGGCCACGTCGAGGCTGCTGGACCGCGGGGTGACCGGCATCATCTGCGCGAGCGACCCCCTGGCCCTGGGGGCCATCCGTGCGGCCCGCCGCCGCGGGCTGGACGTGCCCCGCGAGGTCTCCGTCGTCGGGTACGACGACTCGGCCTTCATGAACTGCACCGAACCCCCGCTGACCACCGTCCGGCAGCCCATCGAGGCCATGGGCCGGGCGGCCGTGGAGCTGCTCACCGCACAGATCCAGGGGGCCGCCGTACAGCCCGGAGAGCTGCTCTTCGAGCCCGAGCTCGTCGTGCGGGGCTCCACCGCGCAGGTGCCGCGCCCCCGTCCGGAGTAA
- a CDS encoding carbohydrate ABC transporter permease, which produces MSAPTLSGTSREEFSRAFKRNLSAHGFLIGAVLCFSFFSWYPMVREFLLAFQKTEGGAVHWVGWDNFRYVFNDPAFWQAWRNTLLFSGLALVLGFAVPFVVSVVLNEFRHAQGYLRLLVYLPVMMPPVASILLFKYFYDPGYGVFNRILEFLHLPAQDWLQSTDTAMLSVVIASTWMNMGGATLIYLAALQGIPGELYEAAELDGAGVLRKIWHVTIPQTKLILSLMLLMQVIATMQVFVEPFMLTGGAGPEGSTTTVVVLIYQYAFSFNQYGGAAALGLCLLVLLAGFSAVYVRLSRDNEN; this is translated from the coding sequence ATGTCGGCTCCCACCCTGTCCGGTACCTCTCGCGAGGAGTTCTCCCGGGCGTTCAAGCGGAACCTATCGGCCCACGGCTTTCTGATCGGCGCCGTCCTCTGCTTCTCCTTCTTCTCCTGGTACCCGATGGTCCGGGAGTTCCTGCTGGCCTTCCAGAAGACCGAGGGCGGAGCCGTCCACTGGGTCGGCTGGGACAATTTCCGCTACGTCTTCAACGACCCGGCGTTCTGGCAGGCCTGGCGCAACACCCTGCTCTTCAGCGGCCTCGCGCTGGTCCTCGGCTTCGCCGTCCCGTTCGTGGTCTCGGTCGTGCTCAACGAATTCCGGCACGCGCAGGGTTACTTGCGCCTGCTGGTCTACCTCCCGGTGATGATGCCGCCGGTGGCCTCGATCCTGCTCTTCAAGTACTTCTACGACCCCGGTTACGGGGTCTTCAACAGGATTCTGGAATTCCTGCACCTGCCGGCGCAAGACTGGCTGCAATCCACCGATACCGCGATGCTCTCCGTGGTCATCGCTTCCACGTGGATGAACATGGGCGGCGCGACCCTGATCTATCTGGCGGCCCTCCAGGGCATTCCCGGAGAGCTCTACGAAGCGGCGGAGCTCGACGGAGCCGGGGTGCTGCGCAAGATCTGGCACGTCACGATCCCGCAGACCAAGCTCATCCTCTCGCTGATGCTGCTCATGCAGGTCATCGCGACGATGCAGGTGTTCGTCGAACCGTTCATGCTCACGGGCGGCGCCGGTCCCGAAGGATCGACCACCACCGTCGTCGTCCTCATCTACCAGTACGCCTTCAGTTTCAACCAGTACGGCGGCGCCGCGGCCCTGGGCCTGTGCCTGCTCGTCCTGCTCGCCGGCTTCTCCGCCGTGTACGTCCGGCTGAGCCGCGACAACGAGAACTGA
- a CDS encoding carbohydrate ABC transporter permease: protein MSERTLISPAQLGRTRGKIAYWTVLAVVVIGFTVVFLGPLYWMVANGLKSTAEFTQVPPTVVPDSLHAENYSAAWKVMDLAKLLFNTLYYAFGALAFQLVLDVAAAYSLSKLRPVFGKAVLGMMLATLMIPATVLVVPQYLTVLDMPLIERNLLNTPWVIWLPSVTNAFNIFLLKRFFDSIPGEILDAAAIDGASALRILRSVVLPMSRPVLGVVSIFAIVGVWKDFLWPMLTLPDPALQTLNVGIYSLARGVPENHLVAALAMASAPTLIIFLIFQRNIMSGLTAGSLKG, encoded by the coding sequence ATGTCGGAGCGCACGCTCATATCGCCGGCCCAACTCGGCCGCACCCGGGGCAAGATCGCCTACTGGACCGTCCTGGCCGTGGTCGTGATCGGCTTCACGGTCGTCTTCCTCGGGCCCCTCTACTGGATGGTCGCCAACGGGCTCAAGAGCACCGCGGAGTTCACCCAGGTCCCGCCGACCGTGGTGCCGGACTCCCTGCACGCCGAGAACTACTCGGCGGCCTGGAAGGTCATGGACCTCGCCAAGCTGCTGTTCAACACCCTCTACTACGCCTTCGGCGCCCTCGCCTTCCAGCTCGTCCTCGACGTGGCCGCCGCCTACTCGCTGTCCAAGCTCCGCCCGGTCTTCGGCAAGGCCGTCCTCGGCATGATGCTGGCGACCCTGATGATCCCGGCCACCGTCCTCGTCGTACCGCAGTACCTCACGGTCCTGGACATGCCGCTCATCGAGCGGAACCTGCTCAACACACCCTGGGTGATCTGGCTGCCCTCGGTCACGAACGCCTTCAACATCTTCCTTCTGAAACGATTCTTCGACTCCATCCCCGGCGAGATCCTCGATGCCGCCGCCATCGACGGAGCCTCCGCCCTGCGCATCCTGCGCTCCGTGGTCCTGCCGATGTCCCGGCCCGTCCTCGGCGTCGTGTCGATCTTCGCCATCGTCGGAGTGTGGAAAGACTTCCTCTGGCCCATGCTCACCCTCCCCGACCCGGCCCTGCAGACGCTCAACGTCGGCATCTACTCACTCGCCAGGGGAGTGCCCGAGAACCATCTCGTCGCCGCGCTCGCGATGGCCTCGGCGCCCACGCTCATCATCTTCCTGATCTTCCAGCGCAACATCATGAGCGGCCTGACGGCAGGCTCCCTCAAGGGGTGA
- a CDS encoding ABC transporter substrate-binding protein → MRTNIRRTTATALVSALAVTALAACGTSSSGDDTKNQPSGGSTDASAPLDPKAKVTISIDCMPPAAKAAELKQWKEDVAEFNKTYPNVTIDGRSTPGQCLEPPRFTAMLKAKSQPDVFYAYFTDLKQVLDNDGAEDISAYVTAKTVPGIDDIDKNVVNTLKQDGKLYGLPTSNYTMGLLINRKLFQQAGLNPDQPPRTWDEVRAAAKKIAGLGNGTAGYGEYSVENTGGWHFTAAMYGLGGDVVGADGKAAFNNATGKQVVDNLRAMRWEDDSMGKTQLLKWGDLQKQMASDKLGMFLAAPDDITYMVQQLAGKYENFGMGPIPGGAATLAGGNGYMIKKGSSPDKVKAAIAWLNFKTLAVGKGQFQYDRSKTDGLPVGLPQPAFFTGASKAKDDELKAASATMPVANFKSFLDNPVAGKAEPAKAQEVYKVLDKVMSGVLTNKDADPAQLLAEAEKAVNQVLANQ, encoded by the coding sequence ATGAGAACCAACATCCGCCGCACCACCGCGACCGCCCTCGTCTCGGCGCTCGCCGTCACCGCCCTCGCGGCCTGCGGTACGAGCAGCAGCGGGGACGACACCAAGAACCAGCCGTCCGGCGGTTCCACGGACGCCTCCGCGCCGCTCGACCCGAAGGCCAAGGTCACCATCTCCATCGACTGCATGCCGCCGGCGGCGAAGGCCGCCGAGCTCAAGCAGTGGAAGGAGGACGTGGCGGAGTTCAACAAGACCTACCCGAACGTCACGATCGACGGCCGCTCCACCCCCGGCCAGTGCCTGGAGCCCCCGCGGTTCACGGCGATGCTCAAGGCCAAGTCGCAGCCGGACGTCTTCTACGCCTACTTCACCGATCTCAAGCAGGTCCTGGACAACGACGGCGCCGAGGACATCTCGGCCTACGTCACGGCCAAGACGGTTCCGGGCATCGACGACATCGACAAGAACGTCGTCAACACCCTCAAGCAGGACGGCAAGCTCTACGGGCTGCCCACCAGCAACTACACGATGGGCCTGCTGATCAACCGCAAGCTCTTCCAGCAGGCGGGCCTCAACCCCGACCAGCCCCCGCGCACCTGGGACGAGGTCCGCGCGGCCGCCAAGAAGATCGCGGGCCTCGGAAACGGCACCGCCGGCTACGGCGAGTACAGCGTCGAGAACACCGGCGGCTGGCACTTCACGGCCGCCATGTACGGCCTGGGCGGCGACGTCGTCGGAGCCGACGGCAAGGCGGCCTTCAACAACGCGACAGGCAAGCAGGTCGTGGACAACCTCCGCGCCATGCGCTGGGAGGACGACAGCATGGGCAAGACCCAGCTGCTCAAGTGGGGCGACCTGCAGAAGCAGATGGCCTCGGACAAGCTCGGCATGTTCCTCGCCGCGCCCGACGACATCACCTACATGGTCCAGCAGCTCGCGGGCAAGTACGAGAACTTCGGCATGGGCCCCATCCCCGGCGGCGCCGCGACGCTGGCCGGCGGCAACGGCTACATGATCAAGAAGGGCAGCTCGCCGGACAAGGTCAAGGCCGCGATCGCCTGGCTGAACTTCAAGACGCTCGCGGTCGGCAAGGGGCAGTTCCAGTACGACCGTTCCAAGACCGACGGCCTGCCGGTCGGGCTTCCGCAGCCCGCCTTCTTCACCGGCGCCAGCAAGGCCAAGGACGACGAGCTGAAGGCCGCCAGCGCCACCATGCCGGTCGCCAACTTCAAGTCCTTCCTGGACAACCCGGTGGCCGGCAAGGCCGAGCCGGCGAAGGCCCAGGAGGTCTACAAGGTCCTCGACAAGGTGATGTCGGGGGTCCTGACCAACAAGGACGCCGACCCGGCGCAGCTCCTCGCGGAGGCCGAGAAGGCCGTCAACCAGGTGCTGGCCAACCAGTAG